Sequence from the Halopelagius inordinatus genome:
CTCCGTGGTGACTCACCCGCTCGCCCGTCCACAGTTTCCTGACGACGTCGACGGCCTCCTCCAGCATCTCCAGTCGAACTTCGTGTTCCGGCCAGCGGTCGCCGTAGATGTGCTCGTTGAGGCTCTCGCCGGTCCCGACGCCCGCGTAGAACTGCCGCCCGTCGAACATCGCCGCCGTCGTCGCGGCTATCTGCGCGTAGAGCGCCGGATGATAGCGGAGTATCGGCGGGGTGACGCCGACGCCGACGTCGATATCTTCGGTTCCCTCGGCGACGCCACCGAGGACGGCCCACGCGAACGGCGAGTTCCCTTGAGCGTCGAGCCACGGGTGGTAGTGGTCCGAGATGGAGAGGAAGTCGAACCCCACCTCCTCGGCTCGCTTCGCTTGTTCGACGAGTGCGGTCGGACTGTGCTCCTCGCTCGAGAGCGTGTACCCGATTTCGGTCATGGTGGTCGGCCCTCCGAGGAGTTCACCTGTCGGGCGACTAAATGTACTGCTTGCCTGTGAGAGGCCCGTGGCGACGGCGGCAGGGCGCGTTCGGTCACTCCTCGCGCAGGAACGCCTCGTCGCTGTGCGTCTCGCGAAGTTCGTTGAACCGCGCGCGCTGTTCTCGAATCGTCTCCGTGTCGCCCTCGTAGACGTGTCCGAACATCTCCTCCGGGTCGGCCTCGTGAGACTCCATCCGGTCGACGGCGTCCGCGAGCGTCTCGGTTATCTCCTCGTCCATCGCCCGGACGCGTTCGTCGGAGAGTCGTCCCGTCTCGCGGAGGAACGTCTCAAATCGGTCGAGGGGGTCTTTTTCGCGCCACGCCTCCACCTCCGATTCGTCGCGGTACGCCGACGGGTCGTCCGCCGTCGTGTGCGCGCCGTAGCGGTACTGGACCGCCTCTACGAGCGTCGGCCGCGGTCTGTCGCCGGTCGTATCGCGTGCTTTCTCACGGGCCGCCCGAGTCACGACGTACGTCGCGAGGGGGTCCATCCCGTCGACTTGCACGCCCTCGAACCCGTAGGCCGTCGCCTTCTGTGCGAACGTTCGACTCGCGGTCTGTCGGTCTCTGGGCGTCGAAATCGCCCACTGGTTGTTGTTGCAGACGAACAGGGCCGGAACGTCGTACACGCCCGCGAAGTTGAGCGCTTCGTGGAAGTCGCCCTC
This genomic interval carries:
- the pdhA gene encoding pyruvate dehydrogenase (acetyl-transferring) E1 component subunit alpha: MAPTDDLFSREPDDRVQVLNADGDVVAPDLVPDLDDETFVAMYRDMRFCRRFDERMISLQRQGRMGTYSSLAGQEGSQIGSMYALAAEDVVSYQYREHGAVVARGFPWEYLLYWAGHERGNAELADENVFPLNITIADHLPHAVGMAMATKLRGEDRISVAHFGDGATSEGDFHEALNFAGVYDVPALFVCNNNQWAISTPRDRQTASRTFAQKATAYGFEGVQVDGMDPLATYVVTRAAREKARDTTGDRPRPTLVEAVQYRYGAHTTADDPSAYRDESEVEAWREKDPLDRFETFLRETGRLSDERVRAMDEEITETLADAVDRMESHEADPEEMFGHVYEGDTETIREQRARFNELRETHSDEAFLREE